A stretch of DNA from Manihot esculenta cultivar AM560-2 chromosome 7, M.esculenta_v8, whole genome shotgun sequence:
GCCTCTAGCTCGAGCTCTCCACTACCTTACAATCTCCCCTACGGGTACCAGCTTCCAGAATTCTGATTCTAATGAACTGATATCATCCTTATCCAGCCCCATCTCCTCGACTCCTCTCCTCCCTAAATTCCGCACCTTTGCCTTCTCCTCCGCCGAGGAAGCTGCAGCTGAACGCCGAAGACGCAAGCGCCGCCTCCGTATTGAACCCCCACTCCACGCCCTTCAGCGTAATCCCAACCCTCCGCCTCGTGACCCCAACGCGCCTCGTCTTCCGGACTCCACCAATGCATTAGTGGGCCCGCGACTGAATCTCCACAACCGAGTGCAATCTCTCATTCGCGCATTCGATCTTGATAACGCCTCCCTTCTCGCTCGCAACGCGGTATACACCAGAACTCGACCCACTGTGTTTACCTGCAACGCTATTATCGCGGCTATGTATCGGGCCAAACGGTATAATGATGCTATTTCGCTATTTAAGTACTTCTTTGAACAGCATGATATAGTTCCTAATGTTGTTTCGTATAATAATTTGATCAATGCACATTGTGATGAGGGGAGAGTCGATACTGCACTTGAAATTTATAGGCATATTATTGCAAATGCTCCGTTTAGTCCATCACATGTAACTTATAAGCATTTGACTAAGGGGTTGATTGATGCTGGGAGGGTTGATGAAGCAGTGGATTTGTTGAGAGAGATGTTGAACAAAGGTCACGGGGCAGATTCTTTGGTCTTTAACAATATAATTAAAGCATTTCTAGACTTGGGAAATTTAGATAAGGCAAATGAGTTTTTCAGTGAGTTGACTGAAAGGTGTTTGTGGTATGATGGCACAGTTAATGCAACATTTATGGATTGGTGGTTTAAGCAAGGGAAGGATAAGGAGGCTATGGAGAATTATAAGTCTTTTATGGATAGGAAATTGAAGATTCCTCCTCCAACTGGAAATGCCCTCTTGGAGGTTCTGCTTAGGTATGGGAAAAAAGAGGCCGCTGCAGCTTTATTTGAGTCAATGTTAGATAACCATACCCCACCCACCAACCAAGGTGTCAATTCAGAAACTTTTAATATCATGGTAAATGGGTGTTTTAAAGAACAGGAGTTTGCTCAAGCAATGGACATGTTTAGGAAGGCAGGGACAAAGCCTGGATCAAAACCTTTTCAAATGGATGTTGCAgggtataataatattataataaggtTTTGTGAGAATGAGATGCTATTGGAGGCAGAAAAATTCTTCGCAGAACTATTGTCCAAGTCGTTGTCCCCTGACGTCACAAGTTATAGAACACTGATTGATGCTTATCTGAAGGTTGAGAAAATTGATGATGCTCTAAGGATGTTGAATAAGATGGTACAAGCAAATTTGTGGGTGGTGGCAACTTATGCAACAAGGGTGTTTGGTGAGTTGATTAAGAATGGAAAGGCAGTGGATTGTGCACAAATTTTGACTAAAATGGGAAACCGGGATCCAAAACCAGACCCCTCCGTTTATGATGTTGTGGTCAGAGGACTCTGTGAAGCAGGTGCATTTGACGCGAGCACAGATATACTGGAGCAAATGATGAGATATGCTGTTGGTGTTCCTCCCTCTTTAAAGGAATTTGCAACCGAGGCATATACTACTGCTGGACGTAACCAAGAAATTCAGAGTGTTTTTGATGAAAATAGGTGGAGGAACATGTCAGGACCCCCTCATGTGCAAAGGCAACCTCGAATGCCATGGGGTTCTCAAATGTCCAGAGAGCAGCCATTACGGTCACCTTCATTGCCTGGACAAGCACCATCAGGTCAACCTCAGATGGCAAGACAGCAGCCATTTGGTCACCACCAAACGGAAGGTCAACTGCTATCAGGATCACATCAAGCGCCATCAACACAACCATTAGGTTACCATAATACTGCAGGACAGCAGTCATCATCTCATCAAATTGTGGGACAGCCATCAGGGCCTCGTCAAATGGCAGGGCAACAGCAATCATGGTCTTCGCAAATAGGACAGCAGCCATCACGGTCCTTTGAAAGAGGAGGACAGCCGTCGTGGTCCTTCCAAAGGGGGGAACAGCAGTCATTAGCATCCCATAGTATTGCAGGACAGCAGACATCTGGACCTCATCAAATGGCATGGCAGCAGTCTTCTTGGCATGCTCAATTTGGAGGACAGCAGCCTCCATTGTCCTCCCAAAGAAGGGAACAGCAGCCATTAGCATCCCATA
This window harbors:
- the LOC110619161 gene encoding pentatricopeptide repeat-containing protein At1g10270, which translates into the protein MSVYRLIRRSTAAAATTKYYQPLARALHYLTISPTGTSFQNSDSNELISSLSSPISSTPLLPKFRTFAFSSAEEAAAERRRRKRRLRIEPPLHALQRNPNPPPRDPNAPRLPDSTNALVGPRLNLHNRVQSLIRAFDLDNASLLARNAVYTRTRPTVFTCNAIIAAMYRAKRYNDAISLFKYFFEQHDIVPNVVSYNNLINAHCDEGRVDTALEIYRHIIANAPFSPSHVTYKHLTKGLIDAGRVDEAVDLLREMLNKGHGADSLVFNNIIKAFLDLGNLDKANEFFSELTERCLWYDGTVNATFMDWWFKQGKDKEAMENYKSFMDRKLKIPPPTGNALLEVLLRYGKKEAAAALFESMLDNHTPPTNQGVNSETFNIMVNGCFKEQEFAQAMDMFRKAGTKPGSKPFQMDVAGYNNIIIRFCENEMLLEAEKFFAELLSKSLSPDVTSYRTLIDAYLKVEKIDDALRMLNKMVQANLWVVATYATRVFGELIKNGKAVDCAQILTKMGNRDPKPDPSVYDVVVRGLCEAGAFDASTDILEQMMRYAVGVPPSLKEFATEAYTTAGRNQEIQSVFDENRWRNMSGPPHVQRQPRMPWGSQMSREQPLRSPSLPGQAPSGQPQMARQQPFGHHQTEGQLLSGSHQAPSTQPLGYHNTAGQQSSSHQIVGQPSGPRQMAGQQQSWSSQIGQQPSRSFERGGQPSWSFQRGEQQSLASHSIAGQQTSGPHQMAWQQSSWHAQFGGQQPPLSSQRREQQPLASHNIERQQSSGPHQMAGQQPSWHAQLGGQQPPLSSQRGEEQPLASHGISGQQLSGPHQIAGQQPSWHAQYGGQQPPISSQRGEQQPLASHSISGHQSFGTHQMAGQRPSWNAKLGQQPPLSSQTVEQQPLASHGIAGLQSSGPHQMGGQHPSWHSQFGGQQPSQSSQIGGQQPSWSFQMGEQQPSGTTYNTRHQPSASMQMSRQFDPMGGRQPNGPSEMAEQQSSEPLEWQDNQQRAAALQS